One genomic region from Streptomyces sp. NBC_00457 encodes:
- a CDS encoding fumarylacetoacetate hydrolase family protein, which produces MRVANLKGRLVVVTGDPGHEIAHDVEKASGGRFGPDPQGVYQDWGAFTAWAATAGWEKGSPFSADDLDSPVPAPRQVFAIGLNYSEHAAEAGYDAPTMTPPVFTKFPSCITGPRADIEIPQGGHVDWEVELVVVIGRHALRVSAGDAFHFVAGYSVGQDISERVLQMAATPPQFSMGKSLPGFGPVGPWLVTLDELADPDDLELGCAINGEPVQLGRTSNLIFSVPALVATLSASTPLLPGDVIFTGTPSGVGIGRDPQRWLADSDVLTSHVEGIGELRNRMVAATPSTT; this is translated from the coding sequence ATGCGCGTTGCCAACCTGAAGGGCCGTCTCGTCGTCGTCACCGGCGATCCCGGGCACGAGATCGCCCACGACGTCGAAAAGGCCAGTGGAGGCCGGTTCGGGCCCGACCCGCAAGGCGTCTACCAGGACTGGGGTGCCTTTACCGCCTGGGCGGCGACGGCCGGCTGGGAGAAGGGCTCCCCGTTCTCGGCCGACGACCTTGACTCGCCAGTGCCCGCACCGAGACAGGTCTTCGCGATCGGGCTCAATTACAGCGAGCACGCGGCGGAGGCCGGGTACGACGCGCCCACGATGACGCCGCCGGTGTTCACCAAGTTCCCCAGCTGCATCACAGGGCCCCGAGCCGACATCGAGATTCCGCAGGGGGGTCATGTCGACTGGGAGGTTGAGCTCGTAGTCGTCATCGGTCGCCATGCCCTTCGTGTGTCTGCCGGGGATGCGTTCCACTTCGTCGCGGGCTACTCGGTGGGGCAGGACATTTCCGAGCGGGTTCTCCAGATGGCGGCAACGCCGCCGCAGTTCAGCATGGGCAAGTCACTGCCCGGCTTCGGACCCGTCGGGCCATGGCTGGTGACCTTGGACGAGCTCGCCGACCCGGACGACCTCGAGCTGGGTTGCGCGATCAACGGGGAGCCGGTGCAGCTCGGCCGTACCAGCAACCTGATCTTCTCCGTCCCGGCGCTGGTCGCCACTCTCTCGGCGAGCACTCCGCTGCTGCCCGGTGACGTCATATTCACCGGCACACCGTCCGGTGTCGGCATCGGCCGTGATCCGCAGCGCTGGCTGGCTGACAGTGACGTACTCACCAGCCATGTCGAAGGCATCGGCGAGCTGCGGAATCGCATGGTCGCTGCCACACCGAGCACCACCTGA
- a CDS encoding acyl-CoA dehydrogenase family protein, giving the protein MTTVTDRSFGTGGVPTTAELLARIAEIQPLIRKNAPQGEQDRRVVEESIQACRDAGLFKVAQPKRYGGYETSMRTMLDVSAAVGEADGGTAWVVALLNVCAWMTGLFPQQAQDDVWADDPDALVSGVLTPSSESRRVEGGYQVTGRWFWNSGSYHASWAVLGIPVTDDQGEVVDQGLVLVPRSDLSFEETWFVAGMKSTGSNCLTATDVFVPDHRVISVPQAIEGNYGTERTEEVMFRSPFVPFLALVLTGTQLGLGRAALDIVRANAAKKPVSYTFYTTQADSVAFQLQLAEAAMMIDTAHLHAYRAADDIDRAAAAGEYPDHLARARVRADTGWIVDHITKAIDILLTAHGAGSFAEANPLQRIWRDSAVAARHAVATPAIGYEVYGKALLDRDDHITPLV; this is encoded by the coding sequence ATGACCACTGTGACCGACCGTTCCTTCGGCACCGGTGGCGTCCCGACCACAGCCGAGCTGCTCGCGCGCATCGCCGAGATCCAGCCGCTGATACGCAAGAACGCCCCTCAAGGTGAGCAGGACCGCCGGGTCGTCGAGGAGAGCATCCAGGCTTGTCGCGACGCCGGCCTGTTCAAGGTTGCGCAGCCCAAGCGCTACGGCGGGTACGAGACGTCGATGCGCACGATGCTCGACGTTTCGGCCGCCGTTGGGGAAGCTGACGGCGGAACCGCCTGGGTGGTCGCCCTGCTCAACGTGTGCGCATGGATGACGGGGCTCTTCCCGCAACAGGCCCAGGACGACGTGTGGGCCGATGATCCCGACGCCCTGGTCTCGGGCGTGCTCACTCCGTCCTCCGAGTCCCGCAGGGTGGAGGGCGGCTACCAGGTCACCGGACGTTGGTTCTGGAACTCCGGTTCGTACCACGCCTCGTGGGCCGTGCTCGGCATCCCGGTCACTGATGACCAGGGTGAGGTCGTCGACCAGGGGCTGGTCCTGGTCCCGCGCAGCGACCTCTCATTCGAGGAGACCTGGTTCGTCGCCGGGATGAAGTCCACCGGCAGCAACTGCCTGACCGCCACGGACGTTTTCGTACCCGACCACCGCGTGATCTCGGTGCCACAGGCGATCGAAGGCAACTACGGCACCGAGCGGACAGAGGAGGTGATGTTCCGGTCGCCGTTCGTGCCCTTCCTCGCCCTCGTGCTGACCGGCACGCAGCTCGGCCTGGGCCGCGCGGCGCTGGACATCGTCCGAGCGAATGCCGCGAAGAAGCCTGTTTCGTACACCTTCTACACCACGCAGGCGGACTCGGTCGCCTTCCAGCTCCAGCTGGCCGAAGCCGCCATGATGATCGACACCGCCCATCTCCACGCCTACCGGGCAGCTGACGACATCGACCGGGCGGCCGCGGCCGGCGAGTACCCGGACCACCTTGCCCGCGCCCGCGTCCGTGCCGACACCGGATGGATCGTCGACCACATCACGAAGGCGATCGACATCCTGCTCACCGCTCACGGCGCGGGGAGCTTTGCCGAGGCCAACCCGCTCCAGCGGATCTGGCGCGACTCCGCGGTCGCCGCCCGCCACGCCGTGGCCACCCCCGCCATCGGCTACGAGGTCTACGGCAAAGCCCTGCTCGACCGCGACGACCACATCACCCCGCTGGTCTGA
- a CDS encoding flavin reductase family protein yields the protein MIDQQQFRDVMSGVCTPVTIVTSAVDGVPFGTTVGSFASLSLDPPLISLALDRRSSLLAPIQTAGRFAVNILGQTQDDLAAVFARRDVDRFGATDWYFERGLPRLTDAPSWMECGLHQTVEAGDHLLLLGLVRSARSRGAVAPLVYANRTFGTHSRFCERSRPDIVDLIAACAR from the coding sequence ATGATCGACCAGCAGCAGTTCCGCGACGTGATGTCTGGTGTGTGCACTCCGGTCACGATCGTCACCTCCGCTGTCGACGGTGTCCCCTTCGGGACGACGGTGGGTTCATTCGCCTCCCTGTCGCTGGATCCGCCGCTGATCAGCCTCGCCCTGGACCGTCGCTCGTCGCTCCTCGCTCCGATCCAGACCGCCGGGCGCTTCGCGGTCAACATCCTCGGCCAGACGCAGGACGACCTCGCGGCGGTCTTCGCACGCCGGGACGTCGACCGATTCGGCGCGACTGACTGGTACTTCGAGCGCGGGCTCCCGCGACTGACCGACGCTCCCAGCTGGATGGAGTGCGGCCTGCACCAGACGGTGGAGGCCGGTGATCACTTGCTGCTGCTCGGCCTGGTGCGGTCGGCCAGGAGTCGTGGCGCCGTCGCCCCGCTCGTCTACGCCAACCGCACCTTCGGCACCCACTCACGCTTCTGCGAGCGGTCACGCCCGGACATCGTCGACCTCATCGCCGCGTGCGCCCGCTGA